A stretch of Aeromicrobium tamlense DNA encodes these proteins:
- a CDS encoding polymer-forming cytoskeletal protein, which yields MKTKPLALALVGGVLLAGLPAAAHADDDDDRDRTINRTGDYTVKKGREIDGNITIRKGNLVINGDVDGNVTVRHGNIVIRGDVDGNVRQLGRGSVTVTRSGSVDGNIVERDHGNLTVSGDVDGTVTELHRGHVRVYRAAEIDGSVRERGVGHLLVWRGADVEGSLSEGGPGRLVRR from the coding sequence ATGAAGACCAAGCCTCTCGCCCTCGCCCTGGTCGGCGGCGTCCTGCTGGCAGGCCTGCCCGCGGCGGCGCATGCGGACGACGATGACGACCGCGACCGCACCATCAACCGCACGGGTGACTACACGGTGAAGAAGGGGCGCGAGATCGACGGCAACATCACGATCCGCAAGGGGAACCTCGTCATCAACGGCGATGTCGACGGCAACGTCACCGTCCGCCACGGCAACATCGTGATCCGCGGCGACGTGGACGGCAACGTCCGCCAGCTGGGTCGCGGCTCGGTCACCGTCACGCGCTCCGGCTCGGTGGACGGCAACATCGTCGAGCGCGACCACGGCAACCTCACCGTCAGTGGTGACGTGGACGGCACGGTCACCGAGCTGCACCGCGGCCACGTCCGCGTCTACCGCGCCGCCGAGATCGACGGCAGCGTCCGCGAGCGCGGTGTCGGCCACCTGCTCGTCTGGCGCGGCGCCGACGTCGAGGGCTCACTCAGCGAGGGCGGCCCGGGTCGCCTCGTTCGCCGCTGA
- a CDS encoding molybdopterin-dependent oxidoreductase, whose protein sequence is MNRHEAARGALAGLVSALAGLAAGHLVGAIVAPAASPVLAVGSAVIDRTPTALKQAAIERLGTADKPVLLGTVLVATLLLAAVGGVLARRSLPVGAAVVVLLVAAAGWAALARPAARPIDVLPALATGVAALAALRWLTPQDEEPVDGPGRRRLLVRSGVIVGAALVAGTAGQWLVARARDVTNIALPRALRPLPPLPRGLEATYRGITPFQTDRDDFYRVDINLTTPVVDHESWTLRIDGMVDRPYELTFDELLALPLIECDITLTCVSNEVGGPYVGAGRWLGVRVSDLLERAGVRSGADQILSTAVDGFTISTPLAAAQDGRDMIVAVALNGEPLPRDHGFPARLVTPGLYGYVGATKWLTRLTLTTYEEREAYWTKRDWAIDGPIKISSRIDTPAALKEVQAGRIVVGGVAWAQGRGVAAVEVSVDDGDWQRAEFGPDGGVDYWRQWYLLWDAEPGRHTLTVRAQASDGEYQTEERATPFPDGSSGLQQIVVRVT, encoded by the coding sequence ATGAATCGCCACGAAGCCGCCCGCGGCGCCCTCGCCGGACTCGTCTCGGCCCTCGCCGGACTCGCCGCCGGGCACTTGGTGGGCGCGATCGTCGCACCGGCCGCCTCGCCCGTCCTGGCCGTCGGCAGCGCCGTGATCGACCGGACCCCCACGGCGCTCAAGCAGGCCGCCATCGAGCGGCTGGGGACGGCTGACAAGCCGGTCCTGCTGGGGACGGTGCTCGTCGCGACGCTGCTCCTGGCCGCGGTCGGGGGCGTCCTGGCGCGGCGCTCCCTCCCCGTGGGCGCCGCGGTCGTGGTGCTGCTCGTCGCGGCGGCCGGCTGGGCGGCGCTCGCCCGGCCCGCCGCGCGGCCGATCGACGTGCTCCCCGCCCTGGCGACGGGCGTCGCGGCACTCGCGGCCCTGCGCTGGCTGACCCCTCAGGACGAGGAGCCCGTGGACGGACCCGGACGGCGGCGACTGCTCGTGCGCTCGGGCGTGATCGTCGGCGCCGCGCTCGTCGCAGGGACCGCCGGCCAGTGGCTCGTGGCCCGGGCCCGCGACGTCACGAACATCGCGCTCCCCCGTGCCCTGCGCCCGCTCCCGCCGCTGCCGCGCGGCCTGGAGGCGACCTACCGTGGGATCACGCCGTTCCAGACCGATCGCGACGACTTCTACCGCGTGGACATCAACCTGACGACCCCCGTCGTGGACCACGAGAGCTGGACGCTGCGGATCGACGGGATGGTCGACCGGCCCTACGAGCTGACCTTCGACGAGCTGCTCGCCCTCCCGCTGATCGAGTGCGACATCACGCTGACCTGCGTCTCGAACGAGGTCGGCGGGCCGTACGTGGGTGCCGGCCGCTGGCTGGGCGTCCGGGTCTCGGACCTGCTCGAGCGCGCGGGCGTGCGCTCGGGCGCCGACCAGATCCTGAGCACCGCCGTCGACGGCTTCACCATCAGCACGCCCCTGGCCGCCGCTCAGGACGGCCGCGACATGATCGTCGCCGTCGCGCTGAACGGTGAGCCGCTCCCCCGTGACCACGGCTTCCCCGCCCGCCTCGTGACGCCCGGCCTGTACGGCTACGTCGGCGCCACGAAGTGGCTGACGAGGCTCACCCTCACCACCTACGAGGAGCGCGAGGCGTACTGGACCAAGCGCGACTGGGCCATCGACGGCCCGATCAAGATCTCCTCGCGCATCGACACGCCCGCTGCGCTGAAGGAGGTCCAGGCCGGCCGGATCGTCGTGGGCGGCGTCGCCTGGGCGCAGGGCCGCGGTGTCGCGGCAGTCGAGGTGAGCGTCGACGACGGCGACTGGCAGCGGGCCGAGTTCGGCCCCGACGGCGGCGTCGACTACTGGCGCCAGTGGTACCTGCTGTGGGACGCCGAGCCGGGCCGTCACACACTCACGGTGCGGGCCCAGGCCTCCGACGGCGAGTACCAGACCGAGGAGCGCGCGACGCCTTTTCCCGACGGTTCCAGTGGTCTGCAGCAGATTGTGGTGCGCGTCACATGA
- a CDS encoding fasciclin domain-containing protein: MNRLLPRRTAAAAAAVVMCFGLAACGSDSGDDDSMSSNSESSPSASASEDMMDEASGPFGPGCAGVPTEGEGSVEGMADDPVATAASNNPLLTTLVKAVTAADLVDTLNSAEALTVFAPTDDAFAKIPADDLNALLADKDQLTKVLTHHVVEGKMTPDQLAGEHETLAGDTITVEGSGEEFTVGDAAVVCGNVDTANAKVYVIDSVLMP, translated from the coding sequence ATGAACCGCTTGCTCCCCCGCCGTACCGCCGCCGCAGCCGCCGCCGTCGTCATGTGCTTCGGACTGGCCGCCTGTGGCAGCGACAGTGGCGACGACGACTCGATGAGCAGCAACAGCGAGTCCAGCCCCTCCGCCTCGGCCTCCGAGGACATGATGGACGAGGCCAGCGGCCCGTTCGGCCCCGGCTGCGCCGGCGTGCCGACCGAGGGCGAGGGCTCCGTCGAGGGCATGGCCGACGACCCGGTCGCCACGGCCGCCTCGAACAACCCGCTGCTGACCACGCTGGTCAAGGCCGTCACGGCCGCCGACCTCGTGGACACCCTCAACAGCGCCGAGGCCCTCACCGTCTTCGCGCCCACCGACGACGCCTTCGCCAAGATCCCGGCCGACGACCTGAACGCCCTGCTGGCCGACAAGGACCAGCTGACGAAGGTGCTGACGCACCACGTCGTCGAGGGCAAGATGACGCCGGACCAGCTCGCCGGCGAGCACGAGACGCTCGCAGGTGACACGATCACCGTGGAAGGGTCGGGCGAGGAGTTCACGGTCGGCGACGCCGCCGTCGTCTGCGGCAACGTCGACACCGCGAACGCCAAGGTCTACGTCATCGACTCCGTGCTGATGCCCTGA
- the sigK gene encoding ECF RNA polymerase sigma factor SigK: MNHLHAVPSGGEDSPPEALGDTLRRCGRGDEAAFATLYDQTSARIHGLVRRIVRDRAQSEEVTQEVFLEVWRQAARFDPAKGSALSWLMTIAHRRAVDRVRSAEAATARDTQHVLRDVTVEHDSTSETVEARLDAQRVRRALAGLTETQREAIDLAYFRGCTHTEVASMLDVPVGTAKSRIRDGLIRLRDTMGADR; the protein is encoded by the coding sequence GTGAACCACCTGCATGCCGTGCCCTCGGGCGGCGAGGACTCGCCGCCCGAGGCCCTCGGCGACACGCTGAGGCGCTGCGGACGCGGCGACGAGGCCGCGTTCGCCACGCTCTACGACCAGACGTCGGCGCGCATCCACGGCCTCGTCCGGCGGATCGTCCGCGATCGGGCGCAGAGCGAGGAGGTCACCCAAGAGGTCTTCCTCGAGGTGTGGCGGCAGGCGGCGCGGTTCGATCCCGCCAAGGGATCGGCCCTGAGCTGGCTCATGACGATCGCCCACCGCCGTGCGGTCGACCGGGTGCGCAGCGCCGAGGCCGCGACGGCACGCGACACCCAGCACGTCCTGCGGGACGTCACGGTGGAGCATGATTCGACGAGTGAGACGGTCGAGGCCCGGTTGGACGCCCAGCGCGTCCGCCGGGCCCTGGCCGGCCTCACCGAGACGCAGAGGGAGGCCATCGACCTGGCCTACTTCCGCGGTTGTACGCACACCGAGGTCGCCTCGATGCTGGACGTGCCGGTAGGCACGGCCAAGTCCCGCATCCGCGACGGCCTCATCCGACTCCGGGACACGATGGGAGCAGACCGATGA
- a CDS encoding anti-sigma factor translates to MSDVHALSGAYALDAVTDAERESFERHLAGCEACQEEVASLRETAAIMSDLSAEEPPPALRASVLASIREVRQLPPQPVAVPRRRRFDPRTLLVAAASAVVLAGGIGLAATQPWKDDTASQTLTAADRVLQDPQAERVTQTFDDGARATVVRSSAERKAVIVTHDMPDAPEGHSYVIWLQQGDEMVNAGTMPQGPDNTLLLEGDASTASAAGVTVETEPDAQAPTTDPIALFAF, encoded by the coding sequence ATGAGTGACGTGCATGCCCTCTCCGGCGCCTACGCTCTCGACGCCGTCACGGATGCCGAGCGCGAGAGCTTCGAGCGACACCTGGCCGGCTGCGAGGCCTGCCAGGAAGAGGTCGCCAGCCTGCGCGAGACGGCGGCGATCATGTCCGACCTGAGCGCCGAGGAGCCACCTCCGGCGCTGCGTGCGTCGGTGCTGGCCTCGATCAGGGAGGTCCGCCAGCTGCCGCCCCAGCCCGTCGCTGTCCCCCGACGCCGCCGCTTCGACCCGCGCACCCTGCTGGTCGCCGCCGCGTCCGCCGTGGTGCTCGCCGGCGGGATCGGCCTCGCGGCCACCCAGCCGTGGAAGGACGACACGGCCTCGCAGACGCTGACGGCCGCCGACCGGGTCCTGCAGGACCCGCAGGCCGAGCGCGTGACGCAGACCTTCGACGACGGCGCCCGCGCCACCGTGGTGCGGTCGTCCGCCGAGCGCAAGGCGGTCATCGTCACGCACGACATGCCCGACGCCCCCGAGGGCCACTCCTACGTGATCTGGCTGCAGCAGGGCGACGAGATGGTCAACGCGGGCACGATGCCGCAGGGCCCGGACAACACCCTCCTGCTCGAGGGCGACGCCAGCACGGCGTCGGCCGCGGGCGTGACGGTGGAGACCGAGCCGGACGCGCAGGCGCCCACCACCGATCCGATCGCGCTGTTCGCGTTCTGA
- a CDS encoding DUF1905 domain-containing protein: MYEFEATVWRWREDGTWHFLTLPEDVTDDIDDRTPQKAGFGSVRVEVTIGSSTWSTSVFPSKELGSFILPVKKAVRVAEGCEEGDRVRVRLAVQP, translated from the coding sequence GTGTACGAGTTCGAGGCCACGGTGTGGCGCTGGCGCGAGGACGGGACCTGGCACTTCCTCACGCTGCCCGAGGACGTCACCGACGACATCGACGACCGCACCCCGCAGAAGGCGGGGTTCGGCTCGGTGAGGGTCGAGGTCACGATCGGCTCCAGCACGTGGAGCACTTCGGTGTTCCCGAGCAAGGAGCTCGGCTCGTTCATCCTGCCGGTGAAGAAGGCCGTCCGCGTGGCCGAGGGCTGCGAGGAGGGCGATCGAGTCCGGGTGCGCCTCGCCGTCCAGCCGTAG
- a CDS encoding superinfection immunity protein: MNDIITDKRGRPFQTVFGWIIAIATAGYMLPWAIAATRGKSNTGAIFWLNLLLGWTVVGWIIALVMACTSHQVLGIRNPR, translated from the coding sequence GTGAACGACATCATCACCGACAAGCGCGGGCGGCCGTTCCAGACCGTCTTCGGCTGGATCATCGCGATCGCCACGGCCGGCTACATGCTGCCGTGGGCCATCGCCGCGACGCGCGGGAAGTCCAACACCGGCGCGATCTTCTGGCTCAACCTGCTGCTCGGCTGGACCGTCGTCGGCTGGATCATCGCGCTGGTGATGGCGTGCACGTCGCACCAGGTGCTGGGGATCAGGAACCCCCGCTGA
- a CDS encoding DnaJ family domain-containing protein gives MSDDARRRAARYRLEPDAASTGDEAEEATPRARRPEDQALWVDHQVRAAIARGEFDDLPLAGKPLPHIDTAADPDWWLRQFIERENITGVLPEALQLRKDDAVLPDVLDGLRSERVVREAVAEFNRRIVAARRQLQGGPPVVTPLRDIEVEVAAWHERRAARARRLAEAGPADAAPPGAIRRAWDRLRRRG, from the coding sequence ATGAGCGACGACGCCCGCCGCCGCGCCGCCCGGTACCGACTGGAACCGGACGCCGCTTCCACGGGCGACGAGGCCGAGGAGGCGACTCCCCGCGCCCGCCGGCCCGAGGACCAGGCGCTGTGGGTCGACCATCAGGTCCGCGCCGCGATCGCCCGTGGCGAGTTCGACGACCTCCCGCTCGCCGGCAAGCCGCTGCCGCACATCGACACCGCCGCCGACCCCGACTGGTGGCTGCGCCAGTTCATCGAGCGCGAGAACATCACGGGGGTCCTGCCCGAGGCGCTCCAGCTCCGCAAGGACGACGCGGTGCTGCCCGACGTGCTCGACGGCCTCAGGTCCGAGCGCGTCGTGCGCGAGGCCGTGGCGGAGTTCAACCGCCGGATCGTCGCGGCCCGCCGCCAGCTCCAGGGCGGTCCCCCGGTGGTCACGCCGCTGCGCGACATCGAGGTCGAGGTCGCCGCGTGGCACGAGCGTCGGGCCGCCCGCGCCCGACGGCTGGCCGAGGCCGGACCGGCGGACGCCGCGCCTCCGGGTGCTATTCGAAGGGCGTGGGATCGCCTGCGCCGACGCGGGTGA
- a CDS encoding L-threonylcarbamoyladenylate synthase — MVRYFDIHPVDPQQRTVDQTVALLRGGGLIAYPTDSGYALGAQVGNADAIARIRDIRGLDDKHHFTLVCRDFAQLGQFVHVDNAVFRAVKAATPGPYTFILPGTPEVPKRLLQAKKKTVGVRISTHRIVRALVEELGEPILSSTLILPGETEPMTQAWQIGEELGDRVDAIVDSGEEIIAEPTTVVDLSEGYAEVTRVGAGDPTPFE; from the coding sequence ATGGTTCGCTACTTCGACATTCATCCCGTCGACCCGCAGCAGCGCACCGTCGATCAGACGGTCGCGCTGTTGCGGGGAGGCGGGTTGATTGCTTATCCCACCGATTCGGGCTACGCGCTCGGAGCCCAGGTCGGCAACGCCGACGCCATCGCCCGCATCCGCGACATCCGCGGCCTCGACGACAAGCACCACTTCACGCTGGTGTGCCGCGACTTCGCCCAGCTGGGGCAGTTCGTCCACGTGGACAACGCCGTCTTCCGCGCCGTGAAGGCCGCGACACCCGGCCCCTACACCTTCATCCTCCCCGGCACGCCCGAGGTCCCCAAGCGCCTCCTGCAGGCCAAGAAGAAGACCGTGGGCGTGCGCATCTCCACGCACAGGATCGTGCGGGCCCTCGTCGAGGAGCTCGGCGAGCCGATCCTGTCGTCCACGCTGATCCTGCCCGGCGAGACCGAGCCGATGACGCAGGCGTGGCAGATCGGCGAGGAGCTCGGCGACCGCGTGGACGCGATCGTGGACTCCGGCGAGGAGATCATCGCCGAGCCCACCACCGTGGTCGACCTCTCCGAGGGCTACGCCGAGGTCACCCGCGTCGGCGCAGGCGATCCCACGCCCTTCGAATAG
- a CDS encoding GPGG-motif small membrane protein, whose translation MWDTILWIAAVIIGIFGIIRLVQRDFVMGAVLIVIALLVGPGGVSLFT comes from the coding sequence ATGTGGGACACCATCTTGTGGATTGCTGCAGTGATCATCGGAATCTTCGGCATCATCCGCCTCGTCCAGCGCGACTTCGTGATGGGCGCCGTGCTCATCGTCATCGCCCTGCTGGTCGGGCCGGGCGGCGTCAGCCTCTTCACGTAA
- a CDS encoding phosphoadenylyl-sulfate reductase, protein MSTLSLAERRERQLAHDRERRDHLAARPVREPRSREELKALAASAANRFSDGQTDELLAWVAQEFGHLTAVACSMADAVLPHVVARHLPWVDTLFLETGYHFAETVGTRDAVESSMQLTIVDVKPRQSVAEQDAQYGERLYERDPALCCQLRKVEPLTETLGGYEAWITGVRRDDSPLRADTPFVTWDEKNGLVKINPLADWTFDQLIDYANEHDVILNPLLNDGYPSIGCAPCTRRVAPGEDPRAGRWAGLDKSECGLHT, encoded by the coding sequence GTGAGCACTTTGAGCTTGGCAGAACGGCGAGAACGCCAGCTGGCCCACGACCGGGAGCGTCGCGATCATCTCGCGGCGCGGCCGGTCCGAGAGCCCCGTTCGCGCGAAGAGCTGAAGGCCCTGGCGGCCTCGGCGGCCAACCGGTTCTCCGACGGACAGACCGACGAGCTGCTCGCGTGGGTGGCCCAGGAGTTCGGTCACCTGACCGCCGTCGCGTGCTCGATGGCCGACGCCGTCCTGCCCCACGTCGTGGCGCGCCACCTCCCCTGGGTGGACACGCTCTTCCTCGAGACCGGCTACCACTTCGCCGAGACCGTGGGCACGCGTGACGCGGTCGAGTCGTCGATGCAGCTGACGATCGTCGACGTGAAGCCGCGCCAGAGCGTGGCCGAGCAGGACGCGCAGTACGGCGAGCGCCTCTACGAGCGCGATCCCGCGCTGTGCTGCCAGCTGCGCAAGGTCGAGCCGCTCACCGAGACGCTCGGCGGCTACGAGGCCTGGATCACCGGCGTGCGGCGCGACGACAGCCCGTTGCGTGCCGACACGCCGTTCGTCACGTGGGACGAGAAGAACGGGCTGGTGAAGATCAACCCGCTCGCGGACTGGACCTTCGACCAGCTCATCGACTACGCGAACGAGCACGACGTGATCCTCAACCCGCTGCTGAACGACGGCTACCCGTCGATCGGCTGCGCGCCGTGCACGCGCCGCGTCGCCCCGGGCGAGGATCCCCGGGCCGGCCGCTGGGCCGGGCTCGACAAGTCGGAGTGCGGCCTGCACACGTGA
- the cobA gene encoding uroporphyrinogen-III C-methyltransferase: MSTFPLGLRLEGRRVVVVGGGHVATRRAFALLEAGADVHVVSPAVSDSLTSAIGRGSITWHERPYRTGDLDGAWLVQTATDVPPVDDLVAHDAEAGQIFCLKGGDPERATAWTPAVARVDDVTIAVSGGGDAGRASALRDAVATALQTGDLPLRHRTHARGLVALVGGGPGDPGLLTARGRRLLAEADVVVFDRLAPQSVLAELAPDVEVIDVGKQPDHHPIPQEQINALLVERAQQGKVVVRLKGGDPYVFGRGGEELLACREAGVEVEVVPGVTSAIAVAANAGIPVTHRGVARGFSVITGHEELGELPRRGDHTLVMLMGVKRLRSTAEELIAAGHDPHTPAAVIERGFAPDQRTTIATLGTIADAAAHAKAPAITVIGDVVSLAAATTGSAAAPPTS; encoded by the coding sequence GTGAGCACCTTCCCCCTCGGACTGCGCCTCGAAGGTCGCCGCGTGGTCGTCGTCGGCGGTGGTCACGTCGCCACGCGCCGGGCCTTCGCCCTGCTCGAGGCGGGCGCCGACGTGCACGTCGTCTCCCCCGCCGTCTCGGACTCCCTCACCTCGGCCATCGGCCGCGGCTCGATCACGTGGCACGAGCGCCCCTACCGCACGGGTGACCTCGACGGGGCGTGGCTCGTGCAGACGGCCACCGACGTCCCGCCGGTCGACGATCTCGTCGCGCACGACGCGGAGGCCGGCCAGATCTTCTGCCTGAAGGGCGGCGACCCCGAGCGCGCCACGGCGTGGACCCCGGCGGTCGCGCGCGTGGACGACGTCACGATCGCCGTCAGCGGTGGCGGCGACGCCGGCCGGGCCTCCGCCCTGCGCGACGCCGTGGCCACCGCGCTGCAGACGGGCGACCTGCCGCTGCGCCACCGCACCCATGCGCGCGGGCTCGTCGCCCTCGTCGGCGGCGGTCCGGGCGACCCAGGCCTCCTCACGGCGCGCGGACGCCGGCTGCTGGCCGAGGCCGACGTCGTCGTGTTCGACCGGCTGGCGCCCCAGTCGGTGCTCGCCGAGCTCGCGCCCGACGTCGAGGTCATCGACGTCGGCAAGCAGCCCGATCACCACCCGATCCCCCAGGAGCAGATCAACGCGCTGCTCGTCGAGCGGGCGCAGCAGGGCAAGGTGGTGGTCCGCCTCAAGGGCGGCGACCCCTACGTGTTCGGTCGCGGTGGCGAGGAGCTGCTGGCCTGCCGCGAGGCGGGCGTCGAGGTCGAGGTCGTCCCGGGCGTCACGTCGGCCATCGCCGTCGCGGCCAACGCGGGCATCCCCGTCACCCACCGTGGCGTCGCGCGTGGCTTCTCGGTCATCACGGGCCACGAGGAGCTGGGCGAGCTCCCGCGCCGTGGCGACCACACGCTCGTGATGCTCATGGGCGTCAAGCGCCTGCGCAGCACCGCCGAGGAGCTCATCGCAGCCGGTCACGACCCGCACACGCCCGCGGCCGTGATCGAGCGCGGCTTCGCGCCCGACCAGCGCACGACGATCGCCACGCTCGGCACGATCGCCGACGCCGCCGCGCACGCGAAGGCGCCGGCGATCACGGTGATCGGCGACGTGGTCAGCCTCGCTGCCGCAACCACCGGTTCAGCCGCCGCTCCCCCGACCTCATGA
- a CDS encoding SRPBCC family protein, whose product MSDRAYEFRSVWDVAEPPDRLWRTLEQFLEQDDPLPWWNAVTVTGHHGEEIDLVARSAFGYRLRFTVYDLDLQPTTSMRFRSRGDLEGSAALDFAAGSPGRTDLTIDWHVDATAPWMRRSERLLRPLFELAHDLVMRSGERRLNRWLRQRG is encoded by the coding sequence ATGAGCGACAGAGCGTACGAGTTCCGCTCGGTGTGGGACGTCGCGGAGCCCCCGGACCGCCTGTGGCGCACGCTCGAGCAGTTCCTCGAGCAGGACGACCCGCTGCCGTGGTGGAACGCCGTCACGGTCACGGGGCACCACGGCGAGGAGATCGACCTCGTCGCCCGCAGCGCCTTCGGCTACCGGCTGCGCTTCACGGTGTACGACCTCGACCTGCAGCCGACCACGTCGATGCGCTTCCGCTCGCGCGGCGACCTGGAGGGCTCGGCCGCGCTGGACTTCGCGGCGGGGAGCCCGGGCCGGACCGACCTGACGATCGACTGGCACGTGGACGCCACGGCACCGTGGATGCGCCGCTCGGAGCGTCTTCTGCGCCCGCTGTTCGAGCTGGCGCACGACCTCGTCATGAGGTCGGGGGAGCGGCGGCTGAACCGGTGGTTGCGGCAGCGAGGCTGA
- a CDS encoding alpha/beta fold hydrolase: MSTPVVLISPAMAVPSSFYGPLVAAFEERGWTARALPRRGFERDLPRASRRHDWSYADEIADTQAAIDAAREEHPGRPVVLFGHSLGGQLGGAIQIGPRPADGLVLVGVSLPHYRHYPRIGLPLAAMALSMPLVGLVRGHVPKPWFGGPGARTLMNEWAHVVRTGRPPYPVQRRMTLPTLAVHLEGDGFSIAAASERFERTLVEPAALTRWEYTRDVVPEGGSTHHVLWAKHPRPVVDQVVRWWTDQANASTGGQEQTRFRSP, translated from the coding sequence GTGAGCACCCCGGTCGTCCTGATCTCCCCCGCGATGGCGGTCCCCTCGTCGTTCTACGGCCCGCTCGTGGCCGCGTTCGAGGAGCGGGGGTGGACCGCCCGGGCACTGCCGCGGCGCGGCTTCGAGCGCGACCTGCCGCGGGCCTCGCGCCGGCACGACTGGTCGTACGCCGACGAGATCGCCGACACGCAGGCCGCGATCGACGCCGCCCGCGAGGAGCACCCGGGCCGACCCGTCGTGCTGTTCGGCCACAGCCTCGGCGGCCAGCTCGGCGGCGCGATCCAGATCGGCCCGCGTCCGGCCGACGGTCTCGTGCTGGTGGGCGTCTCGCTCCCCCACTACCGGCACTACCCGCGCATCGGCCTGCCGCTGGCCGCGATGGCGCTCAGCATGCCGCTGGTGGGCCTCGTGCGCGGTCACGTGCCGAAGCCGTGGTTCGGCGGCCCGGGCGCGCGCACGCTGATGAACGAGTGGGCGCACGTCGTGCGCACCGGACGCCCGCCGTACCCCGTGCAGCGCCGCATGACGCTGCCCACGCTGGCCGTGCACCTCGAGGGCGACGGCTTCTCGATCGCCGCCGCGTCGGAGCGCTTCGAGCGCACGCTGGTCGAGCCCGCGGCACTGACGCGCTGGGAGTACACCCGCGACGTCGTGCCGGAGGGAGGCTCGACCCACCACGTGCTGTGGGCCAAGCACCCCCGTCCGGTCGTCGATCAGGTCGTGCGGTGGTGGACCGATCAGGCGAACGCCTCCACCGGCGGGCAGGAGCAGACCAGGTTCCGGTCGCCGTAG